From one Leucoraja erinacea ecotype New England unplaced genomic scaffold, Leri_hhj_1 Leri_478S, whole genome shotgun sequence genomic stretch:
- the LOC129693919 gene encoding uncharacterized protein LOC129693919, producing the protein MAIFVVSELPPPPTISKTPDYPVYVSGESITITCASSRRDTAGRFQLRKDSNLLTSSTGSGTTFTHRITDLRADVDNTYTCVMVLHASARWLPSPPSPAIYIRVAERPRPPTISKTPDYPVYVPGESIILTCASSRRDTAGRFQLRKSSNLLTNSTGNHTTFTHRITELRADIDSTYTCVMLVHVSARWLPSLPSPVVHIRATG; encoded by the exons ATGGCGATATTTGTTGTTTCAGAACTTCCGCCTCCACCGACTATCTCCAAGACTCCTGACTATCCCGTGTACGTGTCTGGAGAATCCATCACCATCACGTGCGCTAGTTCACGGCGGGACACGGCGGGGAGGTTTCAGTTGAGAAAAGACTCCAACCTTCTCACAAGCAGCACGGGAAGTGGCACGACGTTCACCCACCGGATCACAGACTTAAGGGCAGACGTGGACAACACCTACACATGTGTCATGGTGTTGCACGCTTCCGCTCGGTGGCTCCCGTCCCCTCCGAGCCCTGCGATCTACATTCGTGTCGCAG AACGCCCGCGTCCACCGACTATCTCCAAGACTCCTGACTATCCCGTGTATGTGCCTGGAGAATCCATCATCCTCACGTGCGCAAGTTCACGACGAGATACGGCGGGGAGGTTTCAGTTGAGGAAATCCTCCAACCTTCTCACCAACAGCACGGGAAATCACACGACCTTCACCCACCGCATCACAGAATTAAGGGCAGACATAGACAGCACCTACACCTGTGTCATGTTGGTGCACGTCTCCGCTCGGTGGCTCCCGTCGCTTCCAAGCCCAGTGGTCCATATACGTGCCACAGGTTAG